A genomic window from Helicobacter suis HS1 includes:
- the tnpA gene encoding IS200/IS605 family transposase, whose protein sequence is MKENHYKLKGYLSTNRSKHNLKAHLILVCKYRKKLLVGDVAIFIKSVLEEIEESSDFIIIAMETDKDHLHLMIQYIPRVSISSIILRIKQMTTYRVWREPRFIPFLRKHFWKEQKFWTDGFFACSIGEANPETIKRYIENQG, encoded by the coding sequence ATGAAAGAAAACCATTACAAACTCAAAGGCTATTTGTCCACAAACAGGAGCAAACATAATCTAAAAGCCCATTTGATTTTAGTGTGTAAATACAGAAAAAAGTTGCTCGTAGGAGATGTGGCTATTTTTATAAAGTCTGTGCTTGAAGAGATAGAGGAAAGTTCAGATTTTATCATCATAGCAATGGAGACAGATAAAGATCATCTACACCTGATGATTCAGTATATCCCTAGGGTGTCTATCAGTTCCATTATCTTGCGGATCAAGCAGATGACTACTTATAGAGTTTGGAGAGAACCAAGATTTATCCCGTTCTTACGCAAGCATTTTTGGAAAGAACAAAAATTTTGGACAGATGGATTTTTTGCCTGTTCCATAGGAGAAGCTAACCCAGAAACCATCAAAAGATACATAGAAAATCAAGGGTAG
- a CDS encoding helix-turn-helix domain-containing protein, translating to MLKEKLKQLRSANNLTQEELALKCGISLQSIKRYENEHKSNITLETLEKLAHALNTDLYFFTSTHQEVKDTVMVPYFRDIKVGTSNSPEDKDKMTFLPLSKSFLRLSGRNPTRL from the coding sequence ATGCTAAAAGAAAAACTAAAACAATTACGGAGTGCCAATAACTTAACCCAAGAGGAGTTAGCCTTAAAATGTGGGATTAGTCTACAAAGCATTAAGCGCTATGAGAATGAGCACAAAAGCAATATCACTTTAGAAACTTTAGAAAAGTTAGCCCACGCCCTCAATACTGATTTGTACTTTTTCACCTCCACCCACCAAGAGGTAAAAGACACCGTGATGGTGCCCTATTTTAGGGATATTAAAGTGGGCACTAGCAATAGCCCGGAGGATAAGGATAAAATGACTTTTCTGCCTTTGAGCAAATCCTTTTTAAGACTCTCCGGCAGAAATCCCACTCGTCTTTAG
- a CDS encoding proline dehydrogenase family protein, which produces MPAQPLEEIIRSTCTLARTLQQRISQKLSHTERSFHDKMQKLLSNPSNKIMLIELLDRSFRCQNNRARFDLIEHTLKEHGIADFFSGFEKFLLVAFLSVGKIAPSISVPFFIKKLRKDTETLVLDEEGASLRQKIESRREAHITLNINLIGEEVLGEIEASYRMHKYQEAIKTSFIEYISIKITTIFSQINILDFERSKQEVVKRLDILYSLALEQKEKHGRDKFINLDMEEYKDLELTVAAFMESIAKFPISAGIVLQAYIPDSYEYLKKLLAFSKERVLSQLPPIKIRFVKGANMENEEVVAAMKGWELPTFKSKQDTDSNYNKMLDLILEDENYKYIHIGIASHNLFEIAYAYTRIHTLNDPIAQEHFTFEMLEGMSLQASYELKEMHKLILYAPVCDAKHFNNAIAYLVRRLDENTAADNFMKAYFNLTVDSPAWKDQESRFLKSLGGMATIQNIPYRTQDRNSAQSGHSTYPDNPFRNESDTDFILKPNRQWAQKIVDKTRNAPIIELSPVIGRSYNAQDLKTLIIQDKIAHKKIATVALANEAVIKEALESVGQSSFSEKSFSEIHALLSQTAQYFRERRGDLIGLSALEVGKTFVESDAEVSEAIDFLEYYPHSLQQLLKQHPEVRFQPKGVGVVVAPWNFPIGISVGTIAAPLAAGNRVIYKPSSLSAVVGYRLCECFWDAGIPRDALLYLPCRGEDVSKHLLKSPLISFAVLTGSEDTAKRMLEASPTLALSAETGGKNATIVTKFADRDQAIRNVIHSAFSNSGQKCSATSLLILEEEVYNDIDFKKTLIDAAKSMSVGDPLELYHKIGTLADLPSLKVKKALDHIEDHEEWAIKPVILNDNPYLMPPCIKYGTRLGDYTHTTELFIPYLSVMKAKDLKEAVEIANATGYGLTGALESLDEREWEYYVNHIEVGNIYINKPTTGAIVLRQPFGGIKKSAVGLGRKVGIYNYVTQFVRIEEIPDLITQSATTPFLQALESFNAQNNHSFKEAVQLARNYAYYEQEEFSQKRDFVQIRGEENWFSYTKVSSIGYRVCPTDSPLELFSVLMAAAVCGIPLTISTASQTENPHFEKLLACLECLKHHFSPTICYESLEDFSAKLESFGRIRYFSESLDPLYEAASALAIVLATAKPLRCGRFELLNYHLEKSVSISYHRYGNLGARGLKMQKSAHAD; this is translated from the coding sequence ATGCCAGCACAGCCTCTTGAGGAAATTATCCGCTCAACTTGTACCCTTGCCCGCACCTTGCAACAACGCATCAGCCAGAAACTCAGCCACACCGAGCGTTCTTTCCATGACAAGATGCAAAAACTCTTAAGCAACCCGTCTAATAAAATTATGTTGATTGAATTACTTGATCGTAGTTTTCGTTGCCAAAACAACCGCGCCCGTTTTGATCTCATTGAACATACATTAAAAGAGCATGGCATCGCAGATTTTTTTAGCGGCTTTGAAAAATTCTTACTTGTGGCCTTTTTGAGTGTGGGTAAAATCGCCCCCTCTATCAGCGTCCCCTTTTTCATTAAAAAACTCCGTAAGGACACAGAAACGCTTGTTTTAGACGAGGAGGGTGCGAGCTTACGCCAAAAAATTGAATCACGGCGCGAGGCGCATATCACGCTTAATATTAATCTCATCGGGGAGGAAGTGCTAGGTGAGATAGAGGCTTCTTATCGCATGCACAAATACCAAGAAGCGATTAAGACTAGTTTTATTGAGTATATCTCCATTAAAATCACCACGATTTTTTCTCAGATCAATATTTTAGACTTTGAACGCTCTAAACAAGAGGTGGTTAAAAGGCTAGATATTCTCTATAGTTTAGCTTTAGAGCAAAAGGAAAAACATGGGCGGGATAAATTTATCAATCTGGACATGGAGGAATATAAAGATTTAGAGCTCACCGTGGCTGCGTTTATGGAATCTATTGCTAAATTTCCTATCAGTGCAGGCATTGTATTACAGGCCTATATCCCTGATTCTTATGAATATCTTAAAAAATTACTAGCCTTTTCTAAAGAGCGGGTTTTAAGCCAACTCCCCCCTATTAAAATCCGCTTTGTTAAAGGCGCGAATATGGAAAATGAGGAAGTGGTCGCGGCGATGAAGGGCTGGGAATTACCCACCTTTAAAAGCAAACAAGACACAGACTCTAACTATAATAAAATGCTTGATTTGATCTTAGAAGATGAGAATTACAAATACATTCATATTGGTATCGCTTCGCATAATCTCTTTGAGATCGCCTATGCCTATACCCGTATCCACACACTCAACGACCCCATAGCACAGGAACATTTTACCTTTGAAATGCTTGAGGGAATGAGTTTACAGGCTAGCTATGAACTTAAAGAAATGCACAAACTCATTTTATACGCCCCCGTTTGTGATGCCAAACATTTTAATAACGCCATTGCCTATCTTGTCCGCCGTTTAGATGAAAACACCGCAGCCGATAATTTTATGAAAGCCTACTTCAATCTCACCGTAGACTCCCCTGCTTGGAAGGATCAAGAAAGCCGCTTTTTAAAGAGTTTAGGGGGTATGGCCACTATCCAAAACATTCCCTACCGCACTCAGGATAGAAACAGCGCACAAAGTGGGCATTCTACTTATCCAGATAATCCTTTTAGAAACGAAAGCGATACGGATTTTATTTTAAAGCCTAACCGGCAATGGGCACAAAAAATCGTGGATAAAACCAGAAATGCACCCATTATAGAACTCTCCCCTGTGATTGGCCGTTCCTACAACGCCCAAGACCTTAAAACCTTAATTATCCAAGATAAAATCGCCCATAAAAAAATCGCCACTGTAGCTTTGGCTAATGAAGCTGTGATCAAAGAAGCGCTTGAATCTGTAGGACAAAGTTCTTTTTCTGAAAAAAGCTTTAGTGAAATCCACGCCCTGTTAAGCCAAACAGCCCAGTATTTTAGAGAGAGGCGAGGCGATTTAATTGGTTTGAGTGCGCTAGAGGTGGGTAAAACCTTTGTAGAGAGCGATGCGGAGGTGAGTGAGGCGATAGACTTTTTAGAATATTACCCCCATAGTTTGCAACAACTCCTCAAACAACACCCCGAAGTGCGATTCCAGCCTAAGGGGGTGGGGGTTGTGGTGGCCCCGTGGAATTTTCCTATTGGTATTTCTGTAGGTACAATTGCTGCGCCTTTAGCGGCGGGTAATCGTGTGATTTATAAGCCTTCTAGTTTAAGCGCTGTGGTGGGGTATCGTTTGTGTGAATGTTTTTGGGATGCGGGGATTCCTCGCGATGCACTTCTTTATCTACCCTGTAGAGGCGAAGATGTGAGTAAACACCTACTTAAAAGTCCTCTCATTAGCTTTGCTGTTTTAACCGGATCAGAAGATACAGCCAAACGCATGTTAGAGGCTAGCCCCACTTTGGCTTTAAGTGCAGAAACGGGCGGGAAAAACGCCACCATTGTAACCAAATTTGCCGATCGCGATCAAGCAATCCGCAATGTCATTCATTCAGCCTTTAGTAACTCCGGCCAAAAATGCTCGGCTACTTCGCTTTTGATCTTAGAAGAGGAAGTTTACAACGATATAGACTTTAAAAAGACTTTAATAGACGCGGCTAAGTCTATGAGTGTGGGCGATCCTTTGGAGTTGTACCACAAAATAGGCACTTTAGCCGATCTACCTAGCCTTAAAGTTAAAAAAGCACTTGATCATATTGAAGATCACGAGGAGTGGGCTATTAAACCTGTTATTCTGAATGATAACCCCTATTTAATGCCCCCTTGTATCAAATATGGCACTCGCTTAGGCGATTACACCCACACCACCGAGCTTTTTATCCCCTATCTTTCTGTGATGAAAGCCAAAGATTTAAAAGAAGCTGTAGAAATAGCTAATGCTACAGGTTATGGGCTTACAGGGGCTTTAGAATCTTTAGATGAGAGGGAGTGGGAATATTATGTTAATCACATTGAAGTAGGCAATATCTATATCAACAAACCCACCACAGGGGCTATTGTGTTACGCCAACCCTTTGGCGGGATTAAAAAATCTGCCGTAGGTTTGGGGCGCAAAGTAGGGATTTATAATTATGTAACCCAATTTGTGCGCATTGAGGAAATCCCCGATCTCATCACCCAAAGCGCCACTACTCCCTTTTTACAAGCCCTTGAGTCTTTTAATGCCCAGAACAACCATAGTTTTAAGGAAGCTGTACAACTAGCGCGCAACTACGCCTACTACGAACAAGAGGAGTTTAGCCAAAAGCGCGACTTTGTACAAATTAGAGGCGAGGAAAATTGGTTTTCATACACCAAAGTTTCTAGCATTGGTTATCGTGTATGCCCTACAGATAGCCCTTTAGAACTCTTTAGCGTTTTAATGGCTGCAGCGGTGTGTGGCATTCCACTTACAATTAGTACAGCCAGCCAAACAGAAAACCCACATTTTGAAAAACTTCTAGCCTGTTTAGAATGCCTCAAACACCACTTTAGCCCTACAATTTGCTATGAAAGTTTGGAGGATTTTAGCGCTAAATTAGAAAGCTTTGGGCGGATACGCTACTTTAGCGAGTCATTAGACCCTCTTTATGAGGCCGCCAGCGCTTTAGCCATTGTGCTAGCTACAGCTAAGCCTCTTAGATGTGGGCGCTTTGAATTGCTCAATTACCATTTAGAAAAATCGGTGAGTATTTCTTATCACCGCTATGGCAATCTAGGCGCAAGAGGCTTAAAAATGCAAAAGTCGGCCCATGCAGATTAA
- the putP gene encoding sodium/proline symporter PutP, producing MQINYQVFTVFVLYSVLMLAIGFYFYKKNETTEDYFLGDRSMGPVVSALSAGASDMSGWLLMGLPGALYVSGLINSHIAIGLTIGACINWILIAKRLRVYTSVIANSITIPDYFETRFSDDKHILRLLSAIVILIFFTFYVSSGLVSGAKLFEATFGVKYNHALITGTLIIVTYTFLGGYKAVCWTDLLQGLLMMGALVAVPCMMLYHLGGFGHSFDLIAQVKPNNLTFLEGTSLVTIISSLAWGLGYFGQPHILVRFMSIRSIKEIPQATAVGISWMAISLIGSCLIGLLGVAYVAKFHLSLDDPEKIFIHMSATLFNPWISGVLLSAILAAVMSTASSQLLVSSSTIAEDFYSKIFNKQAPVQAVMLVSRAAVLAVACIAFLISTDRNASVLKIVSYAWAGFGASFGTVILFSLFWARMTRIGAIMGMIFGASTVILYDKFGKVYLDIYEIVPGFIASSLAIVIFSLLSSVRPGTKDAFDLVVQEINKE from the coding sequence ATGCAGATTAATTATCAGGTTTTTACCGTCTTTGTTCTCTACTCTGTTTTAATGCTAGCCATTGGTTTTTATTTTTATAAAAAGAATGAAACCACAGAGGATTACTTTTTAGGCGATCGTTCTATGGGACCAGTTGTCAGCGCACTAAGTGCGGGGGCAAGCGATATGAGTGGTTGGCTTTTAATGGGCTTGCCCGGGGCTTTGTATGTAAGCGGATTGATCAATAGCCATATTGCCATTGGTTTAACAATCGGGGCATGTATTAACTGGATTTTAATCGCTAAACGACTCAGGGTTTATACAAGCGTAATTGCTAATTCTATTACTATCCCGGATTATTTTGAAACCCGCTTCAGCGATGATAAACACATTTTACGGCTTTTATCGGCTATTGTAATTTTGATCTTCTTTACCTTTTATGTTTCCTCTGGGCTAGTGAGTGGGGCTAAGCTTTTTGAAGCTACCTTTGGAGTGAAATACAACCATGCCCTCATTACCGGGACGCTTATCATTGTAACTTATACCTTTTTGGGCGGTTATAAGGCGGTGTGCTGGACAGATCTCCTTCAAGGACTTTTGATGATGGGGGCCTTAGTAGCCGTGCCTTGCATGATGCTTTATCACTTAGGCGGATTTGGTCATAGCTTTGATCTTATCGCACAGGTTAAACCAAATAATCTTACCTTTTTAGAGGGTACTTCTCTAGTAACCATTATCTCTAGTTTGGCTTGGGGTTTGGGTTATTTTGGTCAGCCCCATATTTTAGTGCGTTTCATGTCTATTCGTTCTATTAAAGAAATCCCCCAAGCCACAGCAGTAGGTATCTCGTGGATGGCAATTAGTTTGATTGGTTCTTGCTTAATTGGTTTACTTGGTGTGGCCTATGTAGCCAAATTCCATTTAAGCTTAGATGATCCAGAAAAGATTTTTATCCACATGAGCGCTACCCTCTTTAACCCATGGATTAGCGGGGTACTTTTAAGCGCCATTTTAGCTGCAGTGATGAGTACGGCTAGCTCGCAATTATTGGTGAGCTCTTCTACCATTGCTGAGGATTTTTACTCTAAGATTTTTAACAAGCAAGCCCCCGTTCAAGCCGTGATGTTGGTTAGTCGCGCAGCAGTCTTAGCCGTAGCCTGTATTGCCTTTCTTATCTCTACCGATCGCAACGCTAGCGTACTTAAAATCGTATCTTATGCGTGGGCGGGCTTTGGCGCTAGCTTTGGCACTGTGATTTTATTTTCCCTCTTCTGGGCACGCATGACAAGAATAGGGGCGATTATGGGAATGATTTTTGGCGCAAGCACGGTGATTTTATACGATAAATTTGGGAAGGTTTATTTAGACATCTATGAAATTGTACCCGGGTTTATCGCCAGTTCCCTAGCCATTGTGATTTTTAGCCTACTAAGTTCTGTGCGCCCGGGCACAAAAGATGCTTTTGATTTAGTGGTGCAAGAAATCAATAAGGAATAA